The Arabidopsis thaliana chromosome 5, partial sequence genomic interval AGTGGTCTTCTCCAGTTAGTCTTGTCGATTCCAAGCGATATTATTAAATCTTGAAGCATCGCTCAAAGCATTATAGCTTAAGATAACcaaattgttattaaaaacACCTagtgaaatttttaaattaaaacaattttgatatcTTTGTAATATCTAATACTACTCTTTCTGTGTCTAAAAGgattaattttcaaaaatttcacacatattaaaaaaaaaaaaaaattactagctaaacaattttcaataatcataaaacaatagtaacttaataatttttttttattttcaaaatagtcCTTCAAGTTTACAATTCATTTTAGTATtataatcaacaaaatttgtattaaaaagTTGGAAAATTAATCTTTgtggaacaaaaaaatctagaaatcattttttagAATTAGAGAGaggtttgataaaaaaaaataaaaaaaaatagagagaggTAGTACATACTAAACGATGTGATACTACTATTGACAAAATCTTAATTCTCAGTTTAGTAGAATAAACTAGAAGGAATGAATGAAGTAAATGCGAATCCAACTACTAACAAACCCTACTTAGTCATCATATTTTCCCATATGAAATCCCTATATAAACCCATCATCATCTCCCACTTTTTTCAtatccaacaacaaaaacataagcTAAGAAAACGAAACTCAACTAATTTTGTTATCACCCAAAAAGAAGTTCAAACACAATGGCTTTCGCTTTGAGGTTCTTCACATGCCTTGTTTTAACGGTGTGCATAGTTGCATCAGTCGATGCTGCAATCTCATGTGGCACAGTGGCAGGTAGCTTGGCTCCATGTGCAACCTATCTATCAAAAGGTGGGTTGGTGCCACCTTCATGTTGTGCAGGAGTCAAAACTTTGAACAGTATGGCTAAAACCACACCAGACCGCCAACAAGCTTGCAGATGCATCCAGTCCACTGCGAAGAGCATTTCTGGTCTCAACCCAAGTCTAGCCTCTGGCCTTCCTGGAAAGTGCGGTGTTAGCATTCCATATCCAATCTCCATGAGCACTAACTGCAACAAGTAAgtatttagttttgttttacttgaTCTAGAGACcatgaattattttttctaatgacAAAATGTGTTCTCTTGATCGTTTGGATTGTTGCAGCATCAAGTGAAATGGAAGCTTACGTCGTCGTTTTGGCGTTAAGAGTATGGTTTACCAGAAGTACTAGAATAAAATACGGCTATATATCTTAGCTGATATTAccatgtatttgtttttgtctcaaTGCTTTGTCTTATTTTCATATCATATGTTGTATTGATGTGCTAAAACTATGATAATAGTACCTTATTAGTCATCTTCTTTCTAGATATCTCCTCCAACGCATACGaacgtaataataatatgtgaAGAGTTTTATAACTATTAAGTAACCAATAATATTAAGTTCCTAGTTTTGGAGTgacattatttataaaattgatatttatacgAAGAAGACATGCTCAATGATTTTTCTcctttaacccaaaaaaataaatctctCATCCATACTGATAAAGTAAAAGCTGCTGCATCTGCAATAGAAATTTTACCATTATccgaaaaaataaaactttacgTTGACCAAcctaattaaataacaaaagtaataatcctaattaaataacaaacacctaacaacattgttttttttaatctaagaACAATGTTATCAATCTTCACGATTTGATTATGcatcgaagaaaaaaaaaaattttttttttttttttttggacaaaatcgTTACTAATGTCATGCAAATTTTATCAACTCTGCGTTTGCGTCAAGTTACTAATGTCATGCAAAATTTCGTCCAATATCGTGTTGTAATACCTTACTACGCAATAACGCAAAGCCATCTCAAGTTCCTCGTCAGCGACTTAAGCGGTTAAGCCCATTATACCGCATCTGATACTCTCAAATCAGATAGCATTTTTCAAAGTATGGTTGCTAGTGAAAAATTGTCAGAATTGATCTCCTGATTTGGTCAACATTTGGAGCTTAGCCTTTAGGACATTCAAGTCATAGTCATTGACTCAAACCCGTAATGTGCGTTGGGCTTTCATCAGGTCCGTTAAAGGCCCAGAATCTTCAACTTATTGAAACCATATATTGCTCAATTTCCAAAACCAGCTTGGTTTAATTTTAAGGACTCCGATAACCGGACTTACATATTAAACTCTGCTCCTGGTTTATTCTTCAAATAAGCTGGTTGGGAGAGTTGTCAATTTGTCATGTTTGATGTTGGATACACGTGTCCCTCAGTTATACATTGCACTAATTGGACGGTAATTGAGATTTGGCATAATTAAATCTCCGATTTCTAACCAGTAACCGCCATCTCCATCCTTTTAACTGTTAActttttaagagaaaaatatgCACAGTGATGACCTTGctttgaatcaaaacatatatcttaaaataaataaagatatagACGACAAAAAGTTAATGTACATAGTAActgataaatatatagatcAATTTAGATATAGTACTCATagctaaaaacaaattaaattggTGGAGGATACACTTAGATATGTTCCTTAGTTTCTCATTGCATTGAATTGAAATATGAACGGTACTGAAATAGTCCGTACACATAGCTAGCAAACtattgattatatatgtacGATATCGAAGATTAGTTATGCTTTGCTAACGTATGTTTAGCAAAGCATGTTATCAGTATTACTATTCAAATCTTCTGAATCGCTCAAAAGTATGATATCTTAAAATacgaaaatatacaaaataaaagtataaaaaataaaagtaagatACGTACTATTGTTTACATTTGACTATAGCAAAACATTCTTTCTCGTTAGTggaagaaacaagaataaaGTAAATGCGTATCTAACTTCTAACAAACCCTATACTTAGTCACCATTTTTTCCATCTAAAATCCCTATTTAAAACCATCATCACCTCCCACTTTTCTCACATCCAATAGCAAAACACAAGCTTAATTAGAAAACAAGACTTAACTAAACCTCtacttttgtttgtaataaccaaaacaaaatagagcAAACACAATGGCTTTGGCTCTCAGGTTCTTCATATGCTTCGTTTTGACGGTGTGCATAGTTTCATCAGTAGATGCAGAAATCTCATGTGGCACAGTGGTAAGTAACTTGGCTCCATGTGCCAACTACCTTTCAAAAGGTGGTGTGGTACCGGATCTGTGTTGTGAAGGAGTTGAAAAGTTGAACGGTGTGGCTCAAACCATGCCGATGCCTACAGTCCATTGCAAAGGGCATTTCTGGTCTCAACCCAAGTCTAGCCTCTGGTCTTCCTGAAGAGTGCGGTGTTAGCATTCCCTATCCCATTTCCTTGAGCACTAACTGCGACAAGTAagcttttttttaattgttgtacatatatagttagtctcctctctttttctttctaattaacTTAAGTACTCATTCTAACTAAACACcatgatataatttttattatttggtaAGGTATAcgttttgattgtttttattgttgcAGCGTCGAGTGAAGTTGGagcttaattatatatatatgtataatcaGATTATGGTTTTAAcataagtaaaataaaatgtctATGTACGTACGCTGATCTCACCGTGCCTTTTTCTTGTGGCTTTGTAATCTTTTGGTTGTTCTGAATTGTAACTTATCATgttaaagataataataacaccTTAATTAATCCTCTTTTCTTGTATATTTTTCCAACGCCTTTGTTCGCAACACTCTTAGTGACAAGTTCTCTAACAAAAGATCACGGATCTGAGCCTTCTGAAATGGTGAAAATCAACTTGTatcattttaagtttttacaAAAGTGGAAAATCAACTTGTATCAACTTGCATCTATAAACTTCCATTCACCACCTCATcataaaaaatggaaatcaATTTGAATATATTCTTAACGCGTCATTAACAAATAGAATTTGCTTTATAAGGTCTCTTCTCCCATCCATAACCCTGACCCTTGGTGATTTCGGATCGGATAACCCACCCAACTCCACTCTGATTTCCTTGTCCTTGCCAAGCACCATATGTATTACATGTTTACATTTGATCCATTCTGGTGGAGGATGGTTCCATTTGATACATGTATTTCATGCTCCAGCTTGAGTTCTCCTATGttcattttgttctcttcAATTGCCCCACTTTTCTGCATCTTCGTCCAACGCACATTGAAATCCTTTCCTTTGATATGACTTTATTTCTGGATTTCCAGAGCTTCCAAATCAGCCAATGGCACTGTTTCTTTCCGAGGGTGAAACTAGTTGATTTTCATGACTTTATATGCATATAAACATACAAGTTTATTTATACCTATAAATCGAACATTCAATAgtaagataagaaaaagaacaatataACACACTCGATAATTTTCTGTTAAATGCATAGTCTTTGCCTTTTTGGAaccataaatatatttattcgCATACGGAGAGCAAAAATTATACTAATACTTTAAAATTGCTAAATTCTAGTCAATAATAAGCTATTGGCAGTAGCCAAGTTGTTGGCAGTAGCTACGGGCGACAGATGACAATAGATCTTAATTCACAATGAAGCAAAGGCAACATATTTCATCTGTTGCCATTTTGGTTGTAGTCACAAGTTTGATCATAGTAttcaatttgatatataactggattatatattaaataacattaattaaaatcaCATTTACATTTTATGTTAAATCTTTTTAACATCCCATATACATTTTATAGAATGTCTATGTCGGCCTCCTATAGATGTATCACTATATGAATTAAGTTTATTCATTACCAAGTTTAATTAGtacttaaatttaattttagaagaatttttttaattaataaatgaaattgaaattcatTGAAATAATTGACTTGTTTAATGAGAGTGATTTAACCTTTAAATTCGaccaaaatatatagttaCGTTTCGTTTCAAAATGTTCATGAGTTTCTCCACAGTTTGaaatactttttaaaacaactaatgattacataaaatttataatttcattaaaCCTTCGTTACAACCCATTACCATTACTATCGAAACGAGTAGAAGTAGAACCACcagaaaagaaatcaataaacGGCTGCTCTCGGCCGGCTCCATCGCTAGAACAATCCACCGGAGAATCACTACCAAGGGCAAAACTGGAACTTCCCATACCATCAGCATTACTTGCATTCAAAGGCtgaagaggaaaaagaggGAGTGTTTTCCGTCCACTGGAATTGACGTTAATGTCCTCACCGGCATAACAGTTATCACGGAGGGCAAATCTGTCAAATCTGAGTGAACTCGGAGAAATTGGCATTCTTGTGGCTGCTGTTGTTCTTATGTCTGAAAGTTGTTTCTGATGTTGTGTGACTGTCCGTTTCTCGTAGCCACCACTTGGAATCATCACATTGTTTCTGTGAAGAAGATCGTTTGTGTATACACTTCCATGTTGATTCATATGATGATCACTTGCTTGCTGTAAATAGTACGGACTGACACAACCCACttcataaccaaaaaaaagattttatttagtAATACCCAattatattgataaaaatgaaaaaacaaacataaaacctGCTAATCCAGAGTACATAATTTGCTGATAAACATCTCAAAATAGTCCCATATGATATAATCCTTTCGCATCcgattatatgtttttatgttaaaattttaaaaaacaaatttgaatctCAGCGATAAATGGCCAAAACtggattatatatttatatatgtatttaatGACATGTTTTTGTAAGTTCTTTCATAGTCCAGATGTAATTCATACgctttattttcatttctttaataCGGAAAGAAAACGTCGTCAACAAAAAGAACCTATAACGTATGgactacaatttttttaagattataAAATAGAACGTCGAAGATTAGATACGGATAAGTAAGAGAAAAGGATAAGAACTACGTGCCGTTTGAGCAAGGAGGGGGGTAGAAGAAACGGGAGGTTTTGTGGAGGAGGCGATTGAAGTAAGCCATGCGCTCCTGTTTCTGCTTTTGGCGTTGCCTAGCCTTATGGTTCTGGAACCAGTAAAAGACGTTTTTACCTTCGATATGGCCGTACGCACGAAGCCTACCGGTGATCTGCTGAATCTGATCGGCGCTCGGAGTTCGTATTCCTTCCTTGTAAAGATTTTCCAG includes:
- the LTP3 gene encoding lipid transfer protein 3 (lipid transfer protein 3 (LTP3); FUNCTIONS IN: lipid binding; INVOLVED IN: response to water deprivation, response to abscisic acid stimulus; LOCATED IN: cell wall, apoplast; EXPRESSED IN: 22 plant structures; EXPRESSED DURING: 11 growth stages; CONTAINS InterPro DOMAIN/s: Bifunctional inhibitor/plant lipid transfer protein/seed storage (InterPro:IPR016140), Plant lipid transfer protein/seed storage/trypsin-alpha amylase inhibitor (InterPro:IPR003612), Plant lipid transfer protein/Par allergen (InterPro:IPR000528), Plant lipid transfer protein/hydrophobic protein, helical domain (InterPro:IPR013770); BEST Arabidopsis thaliana protein match is: lipid transfer protein 4 (TAIR:AT5G59310.1); Has 30201 Blast hits to 17322 proteins in 780 species: Archae - 12; Bacteria - 1396; Metazoa - 17338; Fungi - 3422; Plants - 5037; Viruses - 0; Other Eukaryotes - 2996 (source: NCBI BLink).) — translated: MAFALRFFTCLVLTVCIVASVDAAISCGTVAGSLAPCATYLSKGGLVPPSCCAGVKTLNSMAKTTPDRQQACRCIQSTAKSISGLNPSLASGLPGKCGVSIPYPISMSTNCNNIK
- the WOX2 gene encoding WUSCHEL related homeobox 2 (WUSCHEL related homeobox 2 (WOX2); CONTAINS InterPro DOMAIN/s: Homeobox (InterPro:IPR001356), Homeodomain-like (InterPro:IPR009057); BEST Arabidopsis thaliana protein match is: WUSCHEL related homeobox 1 (TAIR:AT3G18010.1); Has 921 Blast hits to 921 proteins in 61 species: Archae - 0; Bacteria - 0; Metazoa - 0; Fungi - 0; Plants - 921; Viruses - 0; Other Eukaryotes - 0 (source: NCBI BLink).), with the protein product MENEVNAGTASSSRWNPTKDQITLLENLYKEGIRTPSADQIQQITGRLRAYGHIEGKNVFYWFQNHKARQRQKQKQERMAYFNRLLHKTSRFFYPPPCSNVGCVSPYYLQQASDHHMNQHGSVYTNDLLHRNNVMIPSGGYEKRTVTQHQKQLSDIRTTAATRMPISPSSLRFDRFALRDNCYAGEDINVNSSGRKTLPLFPLQPLNASNADGMGSSSFALGSDSPVDCSSDGAGREQPFIDFFSGGSTSTRFDSNGNGL
- a CDS encoding Bifunctional inhibitor/lipid-transfer protein/seed storage 2S albumin superfamily protein (Bifunctional inhibitor/lipid-transfer protein/seed storage 2S albumin superfamily protein; FUNCTIONS IN: lipid binding; INVOLVED IN: lipid transport; LOCATED IN: endomembrane system; EXPRESSED IN: shoot apex, shoot, embryo, sepal, leaf; EXPRESSED DURING: 4 anthesis, C globular stage; CONTAINS InterPro DOMAIN/s: Bifunctional inhibitor/plant lipid transfer protein/seed storage (InterPro:IPR016140), Plant lipid transfer protein/Par allergen (InterPro:IPR000528), Plant lipid transfer protein/hydrophobic protein, helical domain (InterPro:IPR013770); BEST Arabidopsis thaliana protein match is: lipid transfer protein 4 (TAIR:AT5G59310.1); Has 543 Blast hits to 543 proteins in 92 species: Archae - 0; Bacteria - 0; Metazoa - 0; Fungi - 0; Plants - 543; Viruses - 0; Other Eukaryotes - 0 (source: NCBI BLink).) — translated: MALALRFFICFVLTVCIVSSVDAEISCGTVVSNLAPCANYLSKGGVVPDLCCEGVEKLNGVAQTMPMPTVHCKGHFWSQPKSSLWSS